The following proteins are encoded in a genomic region of Nitratireductor sp. GISD-1A_MAKvit:
- a CDS encoding Gfo/Idh/MocA family protein: MSVKSILLCGFGAFGAQHALAWQQSATAPRLYVSDPDPAARDRAGALGLDHVTEDPSAYLDQVDLVDIVTPPRLHLSVALAALERGKHVFLEKPAVASVGEAKQLLDAVKRSGCSVQIGFVLRCHPLVEKAKTLLASGAIGRLLAVEGDFSGWKRMRDDSTVIENDGVHFLDLMRHLAGVPIHSVEARGVSLLGAQEDDDIRIDLTFVNGVSGRLRLGILACGELEDDFMPGAVTTKQLRLIGDGGNIVLDFNRNTLTQAQVSYTPKSGGWNVSPGSISSEQVIGVTPPSLLAKSFDLFVSAVESGAATLCGVGEGALEMASLLEAIERALVRKPLPQVALEKGD, encoded by the coding sequence ATGAGCGTCAAAAGTATCCTTCTGTGCGGTTTCGGTGCCTTCGGTGCGCAGCATGCGCTCGCCTGGCAGCAGAGCGCCACGGCGCCCCGCCTGTATGTCAGCGACCCCGACCCTGCAGCCCGCGACAGGGCGGGTGCCCTGGGCCTCGATCATGTCACGGAGGACCCGTCCGCCTATCTCGACCAGGTCGATCTCGTTGACATTGTCACGCCGCCACGGCTGCATTTGTCCGTTGCGCTGGCCGCTCTTGAGCGCGGCAAGCATGTCTTCCTCGAAAAGCCGGCGGTCGCGTCGGTGGGGGAGGCGAAGCAGCTTCTGGATGCGGTGAAACGTTCAGGCTGTTCTGTCCAGATCGGCTTTGTTCTGCGCTGTCATCCGCTTGTCGAGAAAGCGAAGACGCTGCTTGCATCCGGCGCCATCGGTCGCCTGCTTGCGGTGGAAGGAGACTTCTCGGGCTGGAAACGCATGCGTGACGATTCCACCGTCATCGAGAATGACGGTGTGCATTTCCTTGACCTCATGCGCCATCTGGCGGGCGTCCCCATTCACTCGGTTGAGGCCCGTGGGGTGAGCCTGCTCGGCGCTCAAGAAGACGATGACATCCGCATCGATCTGACTTTTGTGAATGGTGTGTCGGGCCGCCTGCGGCTCGGCATCCTGGCCTGTGGTGAATTGGAAGACGATTTCATGCCGGGTGCCGTGACCACAAAGCAGCTTCGGCTGATCGGCGATGGCGGCAACATCGTCCTGGACTTCAACCGCAACACGCTGACGCAGGCGCAGGTCTCTTACACACCCAAGTCTGGCGGCTGGAACGTCTCTCCCGGCAGCATATCGAGCGAACAGGTGATCGGCGTTACGCCGCCGTCGCTTTTGGCCAAGAGCTTCGATCTGTTCGTCTCCGCCGTCGAAAGCGGCGCGGCGACCCTTTGCGGTGTCGGTGAGGGGGCTTTGGAAATGGCCTCCCTTCTTGAAGCCATTGAACGGGCGCTTGTTCGCAAGCCTCTTCCTCAGGTCGCTTTGGAAAAGGGAGACTGA